In Camelus dromedarius isolate mCamDro1 chromosome 4, mCamDro1.pat, whole genome shotgun sequence, the following are encoded in one genomic region:
- the IMP4 gene encoding U3 small nucleolar ribonucleoprotein protein IMP4, with product MLRREARLRREYLYRKAREEAQRTAQERKDKVRRALEENRLIPTELRREALALQGSLEFDDAGGEGVTSHVDDEYRWAGVEDPKIMITTSRDPSSRLKMFAKELKLVFPGAQRMNRGRHEVGALVRACKANGVTDLLVVHEHRGTPVGLIVSHLPFGPTAYFTLCNVVMRHDIPDLGTMSEAKPHLIMHGFSSRLGKRVSDILRYLFPVPKDDSHRVITFANQEDYISFRHHVYKKTNHRDVELTEVGPRFELKLYMIRLGTLEQEATADVEWRWHPYTNTAHKRVFLSAE from the exons ATG CTGCGCCGCGAGGCCCGCCTTCGCCGCGAGTACCTGTACCGCAAGGCGCGGGAAGAGGCTCAGCGAACCGCCCAGGAGAGGAAGGACAAGGTTCGGCGCGCGCTCGAGG AGAACCGCCTGATTCCCACCGAGTTACGCAGGGAAGCTCTGGCCTTACAGGGGTCCTTGGAGTTTGACGATGCTGGCGGTGAAG GTGTGACCAGCCACGTGGATGATGAGTATCGGTGGGCAGGAGTTGAGGATCCCAAGATCATGATCACTACCTCCCGAGATCCCAGTTCCCGCCTCAAGATGTTTGCAAAG GAGCTGAAGTTGGTGTTCCCGGGCGCCCAGCGCATGAACCGTGGCCGGCATGAGGTAGGGGCCCTGGTGCGAGCCTGCAAAGCCAACGGGGTCACTGACTTGCTGGTTGTCCACGAGCATCGAGGCACACCTG TGGGACTTATTGTCAGCCACCTGCCCTTTGGCCCAACTGCGTACTTCACCCTGTGCAATGTGGTCATGCGGCACGACATCCCTGACCTGGGCACCATGTCTGAGGCTAAGCCTCACCTCATCATGCATGGCTTTTCCTCCCGCCTGGGTAAGCGG GTCTCTGACATACTCCGCTACCTGTTCCCTGTGCCCAAAGATGACAGCCACCGGGTCATTACCTTTGCCAACCAGGAGGACTACATCTCCTTCCG GCACCATGTGTACAAGAAGACCAACCACCGCGACGTGGAGCTGACCGAGGTCGGGCCTCGCTTTGAGCTGAAGT tgtACATGATCCGCCTGGGCACACTGGAACAGGAGGCCACCGCAGATGTGGAGTGGCGCTGGCACCCCTACACCAACACCGCGCACAAGAGGGTCTTCCTGAGCGCCGAGTGA
- the CCDC115 gene encoding coiled-coil domain-containing protein 115 produces the protein MAAPDLRAKLDSLLLQLLGDLEELEAKRAALNARVEEGWLSLSKARYNMGAKSVGPLQYASRMEPQVRVGTSEAQDGLQKFWLVRAGTQTPEEVGPREAALRRRKGLTRTPEPDPSPAPQDPLNWFGILVPHSLRQAQASFREGLQLAADMASLQSRIDEGRSQVRGLQEKLKQLEPRAA, from the exons ATGGCGGCGCCGGACTTGCGGGCCAAGCTGGACTCGCTGCTCCTGCAGCTGCTCGGGGACCTGGAAGAACTGGAGGCGAAGCGGGCGGCGCTGAACGCCcgggtggaggag ggCTGGCTCTCGCTCTCCAAAGCTCGCTACAACATGGGTGCCAAGTCGGTAGGGCCCCTGCAGTATGCCTCCCGCATGGAGCCCCAGGTCCGCGTCGGCACCAG CGAGGCCCAGGACGGACTCCAGAAGTTCTGGTTGGTGAGAGCCGGCACCCAGACTCCAGAGGAGGTGGGGCCCCGCGAGGCAG CTCTTCGCAGGCGCAAGGGCCTCACCAGGACCCCAGAGCCAGACCCCTCGCCAGCTCCCCAGGACCCTCTGAACTGGTTTGGAATCCTGGTTCCTCACAGTCTGCGGCAGGCCCAAGCCAGCTTCCGGGAGG GTCTGCAGCTGGCTGCCGACATGGCCAGCCTACAGAGCCGCATCGACGAGGGTCGCAGCCAGGTCCGGGGGCTCCAGGAGAAACTTAAGCAGCTGGAGCCCAGGGCTGCCTGA